A single region of the Thermococcus paralvinellae genome encodes:
- a CDS encoding multiprotein bridging factor aMBF1: MGKAKPKICEICGAEIRGQGHTVKIEGAELLVCSNCYRKYGRKKPGTFSIMPTGREPRRAYKPRPKPQQKPYREKPLYTEDIVEDYAERVYQAIQRSKLSYEELSHRVGLSVNVLRRIAHGEYMPTIEEAKKLERYFKIKLIERVEEVHEEKVSIPKDYEPTLGDIARIKIKKKKKK; the protein is encoded by the coding sequence ATGGGAAAGGCAAAGCCAAAAATTTGCGAAATTTGCGGTGCTGAAATCAGAGGACAAGGACACACTGTAAAAATTGAAGGTGCAGAGCTCTTAGTTTGCTCTAACTGTTATAGAAAATATGGAAGAAAGAAGCCAGGAACGTTCAGCATAATGCCCACTGGAAGGGAGCCTAGAAGAGCATATAAACCAAGACCAAAGCCACAGCAAAAACCCTACCGTGAGAAACCTCTCTATACCGAGGACATTGTTGAGGATTACGCTGAGAGAGTTTACCAAGCGATACAGAGAAGCAAGTTAAGCTATGAGGAACTTTCACACAGAGTGGGACTTTCTGTCAACGTGCTTAGAAGGATTGCCCATGGTGAGTACATGCCAACCATTGAGGAAGCTAAAAAGTTAGAGAGATATTTCAAGATAAAACTCATTGAAAGAGTGGAAGAAGTGCATGAGGAGAAAGTCAGCATTCCAAAAGATTATGAACCGACTCTCGGTGACATTGCAAGAATAAAAATCAAGAAGAAAAAGAAGAAATGA
- a CDS encoding DUF356 domain-containing protein, with protein sequence MLNTIVLIRTDNFDKAMVALADLVRYGGMQIRGDPKIIPPALSDWAFEKIVGEKPRKKYRAHVVAQIDLPPAKAIGRLRDIHPPAHIIVIPPGSPVHKELLRLWGTFEKLKGFHPPKVKKIEQKIEEVEEEGEEFY encoded by the coding sequence ATGCTAAACACGATTGTGCTAATAAGGACAGACAACTTTGACAAAGCAATGGTGGCTTTGGCTGACCTTGTGAGATATGGTGGAATGCAGATTAGGGGAGACCCAAAGATAATACCCCCTGCACTTTCAGATTGGGCGTTTGAAAAAATTGTTGGGGAAAAGCCGAGGAAAAAATACAGAGCTCATGTGGTTGCTCAGATTGACTTACCTCCAGCTAAGGCAATTGGTCGTCTGAGAGATATCCATCCACCTGCTCATATAATTGTGATTCCTCCAGGAAGTCCAGTTCACAAGGAACTTTTGCGCTTATGGGGGACTTTTGAAAAGCTTAAGGGCTTTCATCCGCCGAAAGTTAAGAAGATTGAGCAGAAAATTGAGGAAGTAGAAGAGGAAGGAGAGGAGTTTTACTGA
- a CDS encoding DUF505 family protein — protein sequence MYKEVEGMFLKKRHLEIIREMTKTENQAEIQEKLPEEFQIRALELYILGFAELEGNKIKFTEAGKKLLKIAEKINIDDLPDIFVDSEIIKILELLEGTGQVPEEWLALLKERKLADENGLTEVGKAVLELYKETHPLVYLTPEIVSFLRGMPKIGTLDELITYKNSRQYGDNIINALQAMRLLLISPQTEKGKAFATTPATKLALKAVQMIPVFARAIVLRKEDFEMLKSGKSTAQLRDMGLADEKGTTELGKVIMDTYEAMGKKEEKVLPIYLLDDELTVLKAIQEIEGKYEKNPDILPTYKEIEKIAKVNDLGEILHLLESKELIRRELVKNKDTYWLTKWGKDAIKFGTVSPDGMKALTYAESGDVPIAEWVIQAKKEGLIAYGITDKGRFYLKLSASIKRKPYLTMYDSAILVKMPRKKYIHKDELVKLVQDYVSGDEKAIIKAIGEAEAKGFIVELQNKMVKLTELGEKVKTAIENAKVQEIIKTKFGVTPTTYNVLKVIYDNLKVFNRIWKESKEIRGYKQDEVDVIKKHLSLSEDEIKKALTILRALGLLGEKSLTEAGKTLVEAYA from the coding sequence TTGTATAAGGAGGTGGAAGGAATGTTTCTGAAGAAACGACACTTGGAGATAATCAGAGAGATGACAAAGACTGAGAACCAAGCTGAAATCCAAGAAAAGCTCCCAGAAGAGTTCCAGATTAGAGCTCTGGAACTCTACATATTGGGATTTGCAGAGCTTGAAGGTAACAAGATAAAGTTCACAGAAGCTGGGAAAAAGCTGTTGAAGATAGCTGAAAAGATCAACATTGATGACCTGCCAGATATTTTTGTTGATTCCGAAATCATAAAGATATTAGAGCTTTTAGAGGGGACAGGACAAGTCCCAGAAGAATGGCTAGCTTTACTTAAGGAGCGCAAGCTGGCTGATGAGAACGGTTTAACAGAGGTTGGAAAAGCTGTTTTAGAACTTTACAAGGAAACACACCCATTAGTTTACCTCACACCAGAGATAGTTTCATTTCTCAGGGGAATGCCAAAGATTGGAACTCTGGATGAACTTATAACATACAAGAACTCAAGGCAATATGGGGATAACATAATAAATGCCCTTCAAGCAATGCGTTTGCTGTTAATTTCACCTCAAACTGAAAAAGGAAAAGCATTCGCAACAACTCCAGCAACTAAACTTGCTCTTAAAGCAGTTCAGATGATTCCAGTATTTGCAAGGGCAATAGTTCTGAGGAAAGAGGACTTCGAGATGCTCAAATCTGGAAAGAGCACAGCCCAGCTTAGAGATATGGGATTAGCTGATGAAAAAGGAACCACGGAGCTTGGAAAGGTTATAATGGACACCTATGAAGCTATGGGCAAAAAAGAGGAGAAAGTCCTGCCGATTTACCTGCTAGACGATGAGCTTACAGTGTTGAAAGCAATTCAGGAGATTGAAGGCAAATATGAGAAAAATCCTGACATACTGCCAACCTATAAAGAAATTGAGAAGATTGCAAAGGTTAATGATTTGGGCGAAATTTTACATCTGTTAGAGTCAAAAGAGCTCATCAGGAGAGAACTAGTTAAGAACAAGGACACATACTGGCTCACCAAATGGGGAAAAGATGCCATAAAATTTGGAACCGTCAGTCCGGATGGAATGAAAGCTTTAACATATGCAGAAAGCGGCGACGTGCCGATAGCTGAATGGGTGATTCAAGCAAAGAAAGAAGGACTCATCGCTTACGGAATCACAGATAAAGGAAGATTTTACTTAAAGCTAAGTGCATCAATTAAGAGAAAGCCATATCTGACAATGTATGATTCAGCGATACTCGTTAAGATGCCAAGGAAAAAGTACATCCACAAGGATGAGCTCGTTAAGCTCGTTCAGGATTATGTGAGCGGTGATGAGAAGGCAATCATCAAAGCGATAGGAGAAGCAGAAGCTAAGGGATTCATAGTTGAGCTACAGAACAAGATGGTTAAACTTACAGAGCTTGGAGAGAAAGTGAAGACAGCTATAGAGAATGCAAAAGTCCAAGAGATCATTAAGACAAAATTTGGAGTTACACCAACAACATACAATGTTCTCAAGGTAATTTACGATAACCTCAAGGTGTTCAACAGAATTTGGAAGGAGAGCAAAGAGATCAGAGGATACAAGCAGGATGAAGTGGATGTTATTAAGAAGCACCTCAGCCTAAGTGAAGATGAAATTAAAAAAGCGCTAACAATTTTGAGGGCTTTAGGCCTCCTTGGCGAAAAGAGCCTAACAGAGGCTGGTAAGACTCTAGTTGAGGCCTACGCTTAG
- a CDS encoding TATA-box-binding protein: MVDMSKVKLRIENIVASVDLFTQLDLEKVIEICPNSKYNPEEFPGIICRFDEPKVALLVFSSGKLVVTGAKSVEDIERAVSKLVQMLSKIGTKFQRAPQIDIQNMVFSGDIGMEFNLDAVALVLPNCEYEPEQFPGVIYRVKEPRAVILLFSSGKIVCSGAKSEHDAWEAVRKLLRELEKYGLIEEEEEF; the protein is encoded by the coding sequence ATGGTAGATATGAGCAAGGTAAAGCTAAGGATAGAGAACATCGTTGCTTCTGTGGATTTGTTCACACAGCTCGATCTGGAAAAAGTAATTGAGATATGCCCAAATTCCAAATATAATCCAGAGGAATTTCCTGGTATCATTTGTCGCTTCGATGAGCCCAAAGTTGCCCTACTGGTTTTCAGCTCAGGTAAGCTCGTTGTTACTGGTGCTAAAAGCGTTGAGGACATCGAAAGAGCTGTCTCAAAGCTTGTCCAGATGCTCTCAAAGATTGGAACTAAGTTCCAAAGAGCACCACAAATCGATATTCAAAACATGGTCTTCAGCGGAGACATTGGAATGGAGTTCAACTTGGACGCAGTTGCTTTAGTTCTGCCAAACTGTGAATATGAGCCAGAGCAGTTTCCTGGTGTTATTTACCGTGTTAAAGAGCCAAGGGCTGTCATTCTCCTCTTCAGCTCAGGAAAGATTGTCTGTTCAGGTGCAAAAAGTGAACATGATGCATGGGAGGCTGTTAGAAAGCTCCTCAGAGAGCTTGAGAAGTATGGCTTAATTGAAGAAGAGGAAGAATTCTGA
- a CDS encoding histone deacetylase family protein has translation MFKILYSPIFKEHKPLNYHPENPKRLDFAIAGLKAKNIWKNIVEPTPASIDEILEVHSENYVEKIRKASQIGFHYIDPDTYICEKTWDAALYAFGAAREAALIALEEKGIFLALVRPPGHHAGKSGRAFYASTLGFCIFNNVAGAAKLLETLEGNALIIDFDVHHGNGTQEIFWNDANVVHIDLHERDIYPWSGYEWEVGGKEAEGTKINIPMTSYSGDDDYIFAWHEIVMPIVNEVKPKVILISAGFDAFKGDGLATIQLTEEFYRFAGTSLSGYSLAVVLEGGYSIGLEKGLPAFIEGYLKGETEEETIKPSYEALKVVGKVKEILREWWEI, from the coding sequence ATGTTCAAGATTCTCTACTCCCCTATCTTCAAAGAACACAAACCCCTTAATTATCATCCAGAGAACCCCAAACGATTGGATTTTGCAATTGCAGGGTTAAAGGCCAAAAACATATGGAAAAATATCGTTGAACCAACGCCAGCAAGCATTGACGAGATTTTAGAGGTCCATTCTGAGAATTATGTTGAGAAGATAAGAAAAGCTTCACAAATCGGATTTCATTACATAGACCCAGATACTTACATATGTGAAAAAACATGGGATGCAGCGCTTTATGCATTTGGGGCGGCAAGAGAAGCGGCCCTCATAGCTTTGGAGGAAAAAGGAATTTTCTTAGCTTTAGTGAGACCGCCCGGACACCATGCTGGAAAAAGCGGCAGAGCATTCTATGCCTCCACTTTGGGCTTCTGCATCTTCAACAACGTTGCTGGAGCAGCTAAGCTCCTTGAAACCCTCGAAGGTAACGCATTAATTATAGATTTTGACGTCCATCATGGCAACGGAACTCAGGAGATATTTTGGAATGATGCAAATGTTGTACACATAGACCTCCACGAGAGGGACATTTATCCGTGGAGCGGTTATGAATGGGAAGTTGGTGGAAAAGAGGCAGAAGGAACGAAGATAAACATCCCAATGACCTCTTATTCAGGCGATGACGATTATATCTTCGCATGGCATGAGATAGTTATGCCCATCGTAAATGAAGTCAAACCAAAGGTTATTTTGATTTCAGCAGGCTTTGATGCATTTAAGGGTGATGGTTTAGCAACAATTCAGCTAACAGAGGAGTTTTATAGATTTGCCGGGACAAGTCTTTCTGGTTACAGCCTCGCTGTGGTTCTTGAAGGAGGTTATAGTATAGGACTTGAAAAAGGACTACCAGCATTCATTGAAGGATACCTCAAAGGTGAAACTGAGGAAGAGACTATAAAACCAAGTTACGAGGCTCTTAAAGTTGTTGGAAAAGTTAAAGAGATTCTGAGGGAATGGTGGGAGATTTAA
- a CDS encoding indolepyruvate oxidoreductase subunit beta: MVSEYNIVITGVGGQGILTAANLLGWAALHAGYKVRVGEVHGMSQRFGSVIAYVRFGEDVYGAMVPEGKADVILAFEPVEALRYINYLKEGGLVIANSNPIPPVQVSMGLATYPSMEEIKKIIEEDFKGKLITLDAEKLALEAGNVITTNVVLIGALTQTPGFPLSAEHVKEVIRLSVPKKAVDVNMKAFELGVKAAKELLGL, translated from the coding sequence ATGGTTAGTGAGTACAACATTGTCATCACTGGTGTTGGTGGTCAGGGAATTCTTACAGCTGCTAACCTATTGGGCTGGGCTGCCCTTCATGCTGGTTACAAAGTGAGAGTTGGTGAGGTTCATGGAATGAGCCAGCGTTTCGGTTCAGTCATTGCTTACGTCAGATTCGGTGAAGATGTCTATGGTGCAATGGTTCCAGAAGGAAAAGCCGATGTTATCTTGGCTTTTGAACCAGTTGAGGCTCTTAGATACATCAACTACCTCAAAGAAGGCGGGTTAGTTATAGCAAACTCAAATCCGATTCCACCAGTTCAGGTTTCAATGGGCTTAGCGACATATCCAAGCATGGAGGAAATCAAAAAGATCATAGAAGAGGACTTTAAAGGTAAGCTAATCACTTTAGATGCTGAAAAATTGGCTTTGGAAGCTGGAAATGTCATCACGACAAACGTCGTCCTCATTGGAGCCTTAACTCAAACACCAGGATTCCCGTTGAGTGCTGAACACGTTAAGGAAGTTATCAGGCTTAGCGTTCCAAAGAAGGCAGTTGATGTCAATATGAAGGCCTTCGAGCTTGGTGTCAAAGCCGCTAAGGAATTGCTTGGGCTTTAA